The Microbacterium sp. Nx66 genome contains a region encoding:
- a CDS encoding HU family DNA-binding protein: MADKSITKTELVASIASATGQSQATVSGVLDSLFATVSDAVAKGSKVSIPGWISFEQVDTAARTGRNPQTGAEIKIPAGKRVKVTAGSKLKAAVK, translated from the coding sequence ATGGCTGACAAGTCCATCACCAAGACCGAGCTCGTCGCGAGCATCGCTTCCGCCACCGGCCAGAGCCAGGCCACCGTCTCCGGTGTCCTCGACTCGCTGTTCGCCACGGTCTCCGACGCCGTCGCCAAGGGCAGCAAGGTCTCCATCCCGGGCTGGATCTCGTTCGAGCAGGTCGACACGGCCGCCCGCACGGGCCGCAACCCGCAGACCGGCGCCGAGATCAAGATCCCGGCCGGCAAGCGCGTCAAGGTGACCGCCGGCTCCAAGCTCAAGGCTGCCGTCAAGTAA
- the rpsN gene encoding 30S ribosomal protein S14, which translates to MAKKSKIARNEQRKVIVERYAERRAELKKTLVDPNATDEAREAARVGLQKLPRNASPARVRSRDVIDGRPRGVLTKFGISRVRFRDMAHRGELPGVTKSSW; encoded by the coding sequence ATGGCTAAGAAGAGCAAGATCGCGCGCAACGAGCAGCGCAAGGTCATCGTCGAGCGCTACGCCGAGCGTCGTGCCGAGCTGAAGAAGACCCTGGTCGACCCGAACGCCACCGACGAGGCCCGCGAGGCCGCCCGCGTCGGCCTGCAGAAGCTGCCGCGCAACGCGTCGCCGGCTCGCGTGCGTTCGCGCGACGTCATCGACGGCCGCCCCCGTGGTGTCCTCACGAAGTTCGGCATCTCGCGTGTCCGCTTCCGTGACATGGCGCACCGTGGCGAGCTGCCCGGCGTGACCAAGTCGAGCTGGTAA
- the rpmG gene encoding 50S ribosomal protein L33, with protein MAKKAQDVRPIIKLRSTAGTGYTYVTKKNRRNTPDRLVLKKYDPVIRQHVEFREER; from the coding sequence ATGGCCAAGAAGGCTCAGGACGTCCGTCCGATCATCAAGCTGCGTTCGACGGCGGGTACGGGTTACACGTACGTGACCAAGAAGAACCGCCGCAACACCCCCGACCGCCTCGTGCTCAAGAAGTACGACCCGGTCATCCGTCAGCACGTCGAATTCCGAGAGGAGCGTTGA
- the rpmB gene encoding 50S ribosomal protein L28, whose product MAAVCQVTGAVPGFGHNVSHSHRRTKRRFDPNVQKKTYFVPSLGRKITLNVSAKGIKVIDVRGIENVVKDLQAKGVKL is encoded by the coding sequence ATGGCAGCAGTGTGCCAGGTGACCGGAGCTGTTCCCGGCTTCGGTCACAACGTCTCGCACTCGCACCGCCGGACGAAGCGTCGCTTCGACCCGAACGTGCAGAAGAAGACCTATTTCGTGCCCTCGCTCGGTCGTAAGATCACGCTCAACGTGTCCGCCAAGGGCATCAAGGTGATCGACGTGCGCGGCATCGAGAACGTCGTCAAGGACCTCCAGGCGAAGGGTGTGAAGCTCTAA
- a CDS encoding DNA-3-methyladenine glycosylase, translating into MTGPLALRRATREDVMRSAVEVAPTLLGAELRTVVVEDGRPVEVRVRITEVEAYHGQGTGALADPGSHARMGRTARNATMWGEPGHLYVYLSHGIHSCVNVACGPEGQGDGVLLRAGEIVTGVEEAARRRRAVLPLGRTARRDLARGPGRLGQAAGLRHSLHDGIDAITGEERNGARAELWLGPPVVDVAQGPRVGVAGIAGTDAFPWRFWIPSDPTVSAFRWGRGAADASSRANGGVSG; encoded by the coding sequence ATGACGGGGCCCCTGGCGCTGCGGCGCGCGACCCGCGAAGACGTGATGCGCTCCGCCGTGGAGGTCGCGCCGACCCTCCTCGGCGCGGAGCTGCGGACCGTGGTCGTCGAGGACGGTCGCCCGGTGGAGGTGCGCGTGCGGATCACCGAGGTGGAGGCCTATCACGGGCAGGGCACCGGAGCGCTGGCGGACCCGGGGTCCCACGCCCGCATGGGCCGCACCGCCCGGAACGCCACGATGTGGGGCGAGCCGGGCCATCTCTACGTGTACCTGAGTCACGGCATCCACTCCTGCGTCAACGTGGCCTGCGGTCCCGAGGGGCAGGGTGACGGGGTGCTGCTGCGCGCGGGGGAGATCGTGACCGGGGTGGAGGAGGCGGCCCGGCGACGGCGTGCGGTCCTCCCGCTCGGCCGCACCGCTCGGCGGGACCTCGCGCGTGGGCCCGGACGGCTCGGACAGGCCGCGGGACTGCGGCACTCCCTGCACGACGGCATCGACGCCATCACCGGCGAGGAGCGGAACGGCGCCAGGGCGGAGTTGTGGCTCGGCCCTCCCGTGGTCGACGTGGCCCAGGGCCCGCGGGTGGGGGTGGCGGGCATCGCCGGCACGGACGCGTTCCCTTGGCGCTTCTGGATCCCCAGCGACCCCACGGTGTCCGCGTTCCGGTGGGGCCGGGGCGCCGCCGACGCTTCGAGTCGCGCGAATGGCGGCGTTTCGGGCTGA